From a single Adhaeribacter swui genomic region:
- a CDS encoding alpha/beta hydrolase family protein: protein MKVAIRKSVLILSLGFCLSCPVFAQDQVDESMLCRGAYFTEPEGKAALEQFAATYHDKASWEKRAAIIRQGIITGGQFSNLPSKNPLKPIIHSKRVYDGYTIENVAFESFPGFFVTGNLYRPTEKKSIYSAILSPHGHYKEQKTQGRFHESVQKRCATMARMGAIVFTYDMLGYGESDQGIHQVPQVHPKALTLQINNGLRAVDFLLSLPEVDPKRIGVTGESGGGTQTILLTALDKRIAVSVPVVMVSAHFFGGCNCESGMPVHKSAQHQTSNVEIAALAAPRPLLLVSDGKDWTKNTPEVEYPYIRNIYKLYNQENLVQNVHLPDEGHDYGPSKRLAAYTFLAKHLKLDLNKVKNREGKIDESFVKVETRENLVVWNKDHPKPTNAIESDEAITKMLQAYSIASKN, encoded by the coding sequence ATGAAAGTTGCAATACGTAAATCGGTTTTGATTTTATCGCTGGGCTTTTGTTTGAGCTGCCCGGTTTTTGCGCAGGATCAGGTAGATGAAAGTATGCTCTGCCGGGGTGCTTATTTTACCGAACCAGAAGGAAAAGCCGCCCTGGAGCAATTTGCCGCCACGTACCACGACAAAGCTAGTTGGGAAAAAAGGGCCGCTATCATCCGGCAAGGCATTATCACGGGTGGGCAGTTTAGCAATCTGCCCAGTAAAAATCCGTTAAAGCCCATTATCCACAGCAAACGGGTATACGATGGGTATACCATAGAAAATGTAGCTTTTGAAAGCTTTCCGGGTTTCTTTGTGACGGGTAATTTGTACCGGCCTACTGAGAAAAAATCGATTTACTCGGCTATTTTATCTCCGCACGGGCATTACAAAGAGCAAAAAACGCAAGGCCGCTTTCACGAATCGGTGCAGAAACGCTGCGCTACCATGGCCCGCATGGGCGCTATAGTTTTTACCTACGACATGCTGGGTTACGGCGAATCAGATCAGGGAATTCACCAGGTACCTCAGGTACACCCCAAAGCCTTAACTTTACAAATAAACAATGGCTTGCGCGCCGTCGATTTTTTACTTTCTCTGCCCGAAGTTGACCCCAAACGCATCGGCGTAACCGGCGAATCGGGTGGTGGTACGCAAACTATTTTACTTACGGCACTGGATAAGCGCATTGCGGTATCGGTGCCAGTAGTGATGGTTTCGGCGCACTTTTTTGGCGGTTGCAATTGCGAAAGCGGCATGCCGGTGCATAAAAGCGCCCAGCACCAAACCAGCAACGTAGAAATAGCCGCTTTAGCCGCTCCCCGTCCCTTGCTCCTGGTATCCGACGGGAAAGACTGGACTAAAAACACGCCCGAAGTGGAATATCCGTACATCCGGAATATCTACAAACTCTATAACCAGGAAAACTTAGTTCAGAACGTTCATTTACCCGACGAAGGCCACGATTACGGCCCCAGCAAACGCTTAGCAGCTTACACCTTCTTAGCGAAACATTTAAAACTAGACCTGAACAAAGTAAAAAATCGCGAAGGAAAAATAGATGAAAGCTTTGTAAAAGTAGAAACCCGGGAAAATCTGGTAGTCTGGAATAAAGATCATCCTAAACCAACCAACGCCATTGAATCCGACGAAGCCATAACTAAAATGCTTCAGGCTTATAGCATAGCTTCCAAAAATTAA
- a CDS encoding sugar phosphate isomerase/epimerase family protein, with the protein MAKELTDFKNLCVHTITTKPWPIEKAAQEFSAAGIGGITVWRDALAGRDIRKTGNMLRDLNLEVVSLCRGGFFPALTASQREAAIADNLKAIDEAEALGAPMVVLVCGAAPGQSLTESRQQIQDGIMACLEHAAAARVKLTIEPLHPMYAGDRSAINTLAQANDMAEAINSPHVGVAVDVYHLWWDPDLENQIKRCAAHNNLAAFHICDWKTPTLDMLNDRGLMGEGCINLKQIRGWVEETGFNGFNEVEVFSNIYWHQDQQQFLKKITSAYLQHT; encoded by the coding sequence ATGGCGAAAGAGTTAACTGATTTCAAAAATTTATGCGTGCATACCATTACCACCAAACCGTGGCCTATCGAAAAAGCCGCGCAGGAGTTTTCGGCGGCGGGTATTGGTGGCATTACCGTGTGGCGCGATGCTTTAGCGGGGCGGGATATTAGAAAGACGGGCAATATGCTCCGCGACCTGAACCTGGAAGTTGTATCGTTGTGCCGGGGCGGTTTTTTTCCGGCGCTCACCGCATCCCAGCGCGAGGCAGCTATTGCGGATAATTTAAAAGCCATCGACGAGGCCGAAGCACTCGGGGCACCTATGGTGGTATTGGTGTGCGGCGCTGCTCCTGGTCAGTCTTTAACGGAGTCCCGGCAACAAATTCAGGATGGAATTATGGCTTGTCTGGAACACGCCGCAGCGGCCAGGGTAAAACTTACCATCGAACCGCTGCATCCCATGTACGCCGGCGACCGCTCGGCCATTAACACGCTGGCCCAAGCCAACGACATGGCCGAAGCCATTAACTCGCCGCACGTGGGCGTTGCCGTAGACGTGTACCATTTATGGTGGGACCCGGACCTGGAAAATCAAATTAAACGCTGCGCCGCGCACAATAACTTAGCGGCTTTTCACATCTGCGACTGGAAAACCCCTACCCTGGACATGCTCAACGACCGGGGCTTAATGGGCGAAGGCTGCATTAACTTAAAACAAATCCGGGGCTGGGTAGAGGAAACCGGTTTTAACGGCTTTAACGAGGTCGAGGTTTTTTCTAATATTTATTGGCACCAAGATCAACAGCAATTTTTAAAAAAAATTACATCGGCATACCTGCAGCACACTTAA
- a CDS encoding 3-ketoacyl-ACP reductase, with the protein MRKVAFITGGSRGIGLGIATQLAQAGFDLAINGVRPAEAVNEVIADLQQLGAKVIYCQGDVASTTDRARMLQEIKESFGALHVLVNNAGIAPKERKDILEATEESFTHVLTTNLQGPYFLTQAVANWMIQQATQATEFSGCIVNVSSVSATVASVNRGEYCVAKAGVSMATQLFAARLGEYNIPVYEVRPGIIKTDMTAGVTEKYDKLIAGGLTVQQRWGEALDVGKAVAALALGYFPYSTGQVLMVDGGLTLPRL; encoded by the coding sequence ATGAGAAAAGTAGCTTTTATAACGGGCGGAAGCCGGGGTATTGGGTTAGGAATTGCCACGCAATTGGCGCAGGCAGGTTTTGATCTGGCAATTAACGGGGTTCGTCCAGCCGAAGCAGTCAATGAAGTAATAGCGGATCTGCAACAACTGGGGGCTAAGGTTATTTACTGTCAGGGCGATGTAGCTTCGACCACGGACCGAGCACGGATGCTGCAGGAAATTAAAGAGAGTTTCGGTGCGCTGCATGTGCTGGTAAATAACGCTGGCATTGCCCCCAAAGAGCGGAAAGATATTCTGGAAGCCACCGAAGAAAGTTTTACCCACGTACTCACCACTAACCTGCAAGGTCCTTATTTTCTGACCCAGGCTGTGGCTAACTGGATGATCCAGCAGGCAACGCAAGCAACAGAGTTTTCGGGTTGCATTGTAAATGTTTCTTCTGTATCGGCTACCGTGGCTTCGGTAAACCGCGGCGAATATTGTGTGGCCAAAGCAGGCGTGAGTATGGCTACCCAGTTGTTTGCAGCGCGCCTGGGCGAATACAATATTCCGGTGTACGAAGTGCGTCCCGGTATTATTAAAACCGACATGACCGCGGGCGTAACCGAAAAGTACGACAAATTAATTGCCGGCGGTTTAACCGTGCAACAACGTTGGGGCGAAGCTTTAGACGTAGGTAAAGCTGTGGCCGCTTTAGCGCTGGGCTATTTCCCCTATTCTACCGGTCAGGTGTTAATGGTGGATGGCGGTTTAACCTTACCTCGCTTGTAG
- a CDS encoding Gfo/Idh/MocA family protein — protein sequence MAPTIHQVGIIMNGVTGRMGTNQHLMRSIVEIIKQGGVKVSPSEFIMPDPILVGRDAVKLQKLAEQSGVTKFTTDLDSVMQNPQYQIYFDAQTTGRRADGVRQAVKAGKHVYCEKPTAVSTEVALELYELCKQNNIKNGVVQDKLWLPGLLKLKRLIQNDFFGEILSVRGEFGYWVFEGHTIPAQRPSWNYRKEDDGGIIVDMLCHWRYVLDYIFGKVKAVSCLGATHIKERIDENGQAYRCTADDAAYATFELENGIIAHFNSSWTVRVRRDDLLTLQVDGTKGSAVAGLRECYTQHYGNTPKPVWNPDIPQPINFMEGWSKVPEQEIFENAFKVQWELFLKHVVKDTPFPWDLREGAKGVQLAEKGLESWAKRCWVDVPEL from the coding sequence ATGGCTCCCACTATCCACCAGGTAGGTATTATCATGAACGGGGTAACCGGCCGCATGGGCACGAACCAACATTTAATGCGCTCCATCGTCGAAATTATAAAACAAGGTGGGGTAAAAGTAAGTCCTTCGGAGTTTATCATGCCCGATCCGATTTTAGTGGGCCGGGATGCCGTAAAGCTGCAGAAGTTGGCGGAACAATCGGGCGTAACCAAGTTTACCACCGACCTGGATAGTGTAATGCAGAACCCACAATACCAGATTTATTTCGATGCCCAAACCACCGGCCGCCGGGCTGATGGCGTGCGGCAGGCCGTGAAAGCCGGAAAGCACGTGTACTGCGAAAAACCCACTGCCGTGAGCACCGAAGTAGCCCTGGAACTATACGAGCTGTGTAAACAAAACAACATTAAAAACGGTGTGGTGCAGGACAAATTATGGTTGCCGGGTTTGCTGAAATTAAAACGCTTAATCCAGAATGATTTCTTTGGCGAGATATTGTCGGTACGCGGCGAGTTTGGCTACTGGGTTTTCGAAGGTCACACTATTCCGGCGCAACGCCCGTCCTGGAACTACCGCAAAGAAGATGATGGCGGCATTATCGTTGACATGTTGTGTCACTGGCGCTACGTGCTCGATTATATTTTCGGGAAAGTAAAAGCGGTTTCGTGTTTGGGCGCTACCCACATTAAAGAACGCATCGACGAAAATGGCCAGGCTTACCGCTGCACCGCTGACGATGCCGCTTACGCCACTTTTGAATTGGAGAACGGCATTATTGCACACTTCAACTCTTCCTGGACCGTGCGCGTGCGCCGCGATGACTTACTTACCCTGCAAGTTGATGGCACGAAAGGCTCGGCAGTAGCCGGTTTGCGGGAGTGCTACACCCAACATTACGGCAATACCCCCAAACCCGTCTGGAACCCCGATATTCCGCAACCCATCAACTTCATGGAAGGCTGGTCGAAAGTACCGGAGCAGGAAATTTTTGAAAACGCTTTTAAAGTGCAATGGGAATTGTTCCTGAAACACGTGGTAAAAGACACTCCTTTTCCCTGGGACTTACGCGAAGGTGCCAAAGGTGTGCAACTCGCCGAAAAAGGCTTGGAAAGCTGGGCCAAACGCTGCTGGGTAGATGTACCGGAATTGTAG
- a CDS encoding MFS transporter: MTSSPPFKQLLKVPVIVAALGYLVDMYDLFLFNIVRVPSLKDLGLSDEELFHKGLLILDMQMAGMLIGGILWGILGDKKGRLSVLFGSILLYSLANIANGFVTSYEQYLPLRFIAGIGLAGELGAGITLVAEILPKEIRGWGTTLVATTGVFGAILAYFVAATFDWRVSYFVGGALGLVLLLMRVRVFESGVFLHLKHKQVQRGNFFMLFSSGARFTKYLYSILIGTPIWFVSGVLIFFSPEFGAALGVTEPIVAGKAVMLAFAGQVGGDLVSGYLSQRFQSRKKGMLLFLLGSYALMLVYLLVKTQSLTTFYFFCAALGFFNGYWTLFITIAAELFGTNLRATVATTVPNLVRASVIPISALFVFAKAHFGLTIGAALVGGLIVAIALWALSRLEETFHKELDYHEEDIPNLTTVPEVGQTTSVVEKK, encoded by the coding sequence ATGACTTCCAGCCCTCCTTTTAAGCAATTGTTAAAAGTACCCGTAATTGTAGCTGCCCTGGGTTACCTGGTAGATATGTACGACTTGTTTTTGTTTAACATTGTGCGGGTCCCCAGTTTAAAAGATTTAGGTTTATCCGACGAAGAGCTGTTTCACAAAGGATTGCTGATCCTGGATATGCAAATGGCCGGCATGTTAATCGGCGGCATACTGTGGGGAATTTTGGGCGATAAAAAAGGCCGTTTGTCGGTGCTGTTTGGTTCTATTTTGTTGTATTCGCTGGCCAATATTGCCAACGGATTTGTTACATCTTACGAACAGTATCTGCCTTTGCGTTTTATTGCGGGCATTGGCTTAGCCGGAGAACTGGGTGCGGGTATTACTTTAGTGGCCGAAATTTTACCCAAGGAAATACGTGGCTGGGGTACTACGCTGGTGGCTACTACCGGGGTTTTTGGGGCGATACTGGCTTATTTTGTGGCCGCTACTTTCGATTGGCGCGTGTCTTACTTTGTGGGCGGGGCTTTAGGCCTGGTATTACTCTTAATGCGGGTGCGGGTGTTTGAATCCGGCGTTTTTCTGCACTTAAAACATAAACAGGTGCAACGGGGTAATTTTTTTATGCTTTTTTCCAGCGGCGCCCGGTTTACCAAATATTTATATTCCATTTTAATTGGTACGCCCATCTGGTTTGTTTCGGGAGTGCTTATCTTTTTTTCACCGGAGTTTGGCGCCGCTTTAGGCGTAACTGAACCTATTGTGGCGGGCAAAGCCGTGATGCTGGCCTTTGCCGGGCAGGTAGGCGGCGATTTAGTGTCTGGATATTTGAGTCAGCGGTTTCAAAGTCGTAAAAAAGGCATGCTGCTTTTTTTGCTGGGTTCTTACGCTTTAATGCTGGTGTATTTACTTGTAAAAACGCAAAGTTTAACAACGTTTTACTTTTTCTGCGCCGCTTTAGGCTTTTTCAATGGTTACTGGACTTTGTTTATCACCATTGCGGCCGAATTGTTTGGTACTAATTTGCGGGCTACGGTGGCTACTACGGTGCCTAATTTGGTACGTGCTTCGGTAATTCCCATTTCGGCCTTGTTTGTTTTTGCCAAAGCACATTTTGGTCTTACCATAGGCGCCGCTCTGGTGGGAGGCTTGATTGTGGCTATTGCGTTATGGGCCTTATCGCGGCTGGAAGAAACTTTCCATAAAGAATTAGACTACCACGAAGAAGATATTCCCAATTTAACTACCGTACCCGAAGTTGGTCAAACTACTTCTGTAGTTGAAAAAAAATAA